One stretch of Mastomys coucha isolate ucsf_1 unplaced genomic scaffold, UCSF_Mcou_1 pScaffold12, whole genome shotgun sequence DNA includes these proteins:
- the Fbxo40 gene encoding F-box only protein 40 has protein sequence MGRTRRPPPAQHRHCEGCINRHCHVPVEPSVSCLVISCHLLCGATFHMCKESEHTLLCPLEQVPCLNSEYGCPLSMARHKLAKHLQVCPASVVCCSMEWNRWPNVDSETVLHENIMKETPSEECLDTALALQDQKVLFRSLKMVELFPETRDATEEEPATTNGETSWEETGGAVGGVDARVVPNSCLPITNGQVMELSQEERDALAKTKEGMDLDKFGKWESMFSKEHAASILTGSLGKSEDKNGNVAGKEQCSGDDSTGDAEGSAESRGPQESQKPQELPATMEMTGLAPWQDGVLERLKTAVDAKDYNMYLVHNGRMLIHFGQMPACTPKERDFVYGNLEAQEVKTVYTFKIPMSYCGKRARLGDAMLRCRPSEHKAVDTSDLGVSVEDLPKSDLIKTTLQCALERELKGHVISESRSIDGLFMDLATQTYNFEPEQFSSQTVLADLLGTAQPGGLHVELHSECVTRRHNKSSSAFTFTCNKFFRRDEFPLHFKNVHTDIQSCLNGWFQHRCPLAYLGCTFVQNHFRPPGQKAKVIYSQELKTFAIKPEVAPELSEMWKSDHLSGHNGKSLNSLTSLPLEVLQYIAGFLDSISLSQLSQVSVLMRNICATLLQERGMVLLQWKKKRYSHGGTSWKVHNQVWQFSSLFSKIKSWEFNEVTSMSEHLKTCPFNVVEPKTDPIRLTSMCQPQEKARESLVSTFRARPRGRRS, from the exons ATG GGCCGGACACGCAGGCCTCCACCTGCGCAGCACAGGCACTGTGAGGGATGCATCAACCgccactgccatgttcctgtggAGCCTAGCGTCTCCTGCCTGGTGATAAGTTGCCACCTGCTCTGTGGCGCCACCTTCCACATGTGCAAAGAGTCAGAGCATACACTCCTCTGCCCTCTGGAGCAGGTTCCGTGCCTCAACTCTGAGTATGGCTGCCCGCTCTCCATGGCACGCCACAAACTGGCTAAGCACCTGCAGGTATGCCCCGCCAGCGTAGTCTGCTGCTCCATGGAATGGAACCGCTGGCCAAACGTGGACTCAGAAACAGTCCTTCATGAGAACATCATGAAAGAGACCCCAAGTGAGGAGTGTTTGGACACAGCTCTGGCCCTCCAGGACCAGAAGGTTCTCTTCAGATCCTTGAAAATGGTAGAGCTTTTCCCAGAAACCAGAGATGCCACTGAGGAGGAGCCAGCCACAACGAATGGTGAAACCAGTTGGGAGGAGACTGGGGGCGCAGTTGGGGGAGTGGATGCCAGGGTAGTACCAAACTCTTGTTTGCCGATAACCAATGGGCAAGTGATGGAGCTCAGTCAGGAGGAACGAGATGCATTGGCAAAAACCAAAGAAGGGATGGACCTGGACAAGTTTGGCAAGTGGGAAAGTATGTTCAGCAAGGAGCATGCAGCCTCAATTTTAACAGGTTCCTTGGGGAAGAGTGAAGACAAGAATGGGAATGTGGCTGGGAAAGAGCAGTGTTCCGGTGATGACAGCACAGGGGATGCAGAGGGTTCTGCCGAAAGTAGAGGACCACAGGAAAGCCAGAAGCCCCAAGAACTTCCCGCTACCATGGAGATGACAGGGCTTGCTCCCTGGCAAGATGGTGTTCTGGAAAGACTAAAAACAGCTGTGGATGCCAAAGACTATAACATGTATCTGGTGCACAACGGGCGGATGCTCATCCACTTTGGGCAGATGCCTGCTTGTACACCCAAGGAGAGAGACTTTGTTTATGGCAACCTCGAGGCTCAAGAAGTGAAGACGGTTTATACCTTCAAAATTCCTATGAGCTACTGTGGGAAGCGAGCACGCTTGGGAGATGCCATGTTGAGGTGCAGACCAAGTGAACACAAGGCCGTAGACACTTCCGACTTGGGCGTCTCTGTGGAGGATCTGCCCAAATCCGATCTCATCAAGACCACCCTACAGTGTGCTTTGGAAAGAGAACTCAAAGGCCATGTCATCTCAGAGTCCAGGAGCATCGATGGACTCTTTATGGACCTTGCTACCCAAACATACAactttgagccagaacagtttTCCTCACAGACAGTGTTGGCTGACCTCCTAGGCACTGCTCAACCAGGGGGCCTGCATGTGGAGCTCCACAGTGAGTGTGTGACCAGAAGACACAACAAAAGCAGCTCAGCTTTTACTTTTACCTGCAACAAATTCTTCCGAAGGGATGAATTTCCCCTGCACTTCAAGAATGTCCACACGGACATTCAGTCGTGTCTCAACGGCTGGTTCCAGCATCGATGCCCCCTCGCCTACTTGGGATGTACATTTGTTCAGAACCACTTCCGCCCCCCTGGACAAAAAGCAAAAGTGATCTATAGTCAGGAGCTGAAGACCTTTGCCATCAAGCCAGAGGTTGCTCCAGAGCTAAGTGAGATGTGGAAGAGCGACCATCTCTCAGGCCATAATGGGAAAAGCCTGAATTCTCTAACCAGCCTGCCCCTGGAGGTTTTGCAATACATTGCTGGGTTTCTGGACAGTATCAGCCTGTCCCAGCTTTCCCAGGTATCAGTACTGATGAGGAACATCTGTGCAACTTTGTTGCAAGAGAGAGGGATGGTCCTCTTGcaatggaagaagaagaggtaTTCTCATGGAGGCACCTCCTGGAAAGTCCACAATCAG GTCTGGCAGTTCAGCAGCCTTTTCTCAAAAATCAAGAGCTGGGAGTTTAATGAAGTCACCTCCATGTCCGAACACCTGAAAACCTGTCCTTTCAACGTTGTGGAGCCTAAGACTGACCCGATTCGTTTGACCAGCATGTGCCAGCCCCAAGAGAAGGCCCGAGAGAGCTTAGTGTCCACCTTTAGGGCCCGACCACGGGGAAGACGCTCTTAA